ccttctgctgctgctgctgctgcatgctgatGACTTTGTCAACAACTTAAATTGCTTGGCTGCCATAAAGAAGAACAAAGTTGGAATCCATTTAGGGTCTGCGGAGGTCGGAGATCACAAAAGCAGCTTTccttttcttccttttctttgctgttaaCAAATTTAGTCTGGATGCTTGAAGCACATATTTCTTCTTGAACTAATTGTTAAATGTATGTCACATCTTTCCTTTTTAATGCTTTCgcttgtataaatatataaacaccAGTAACACAACTATGCATAGATTATAAATTAGGCAAATTCCAACAGTATTCCAATTATGCATAAATCGATACGATCGTGACTCCTCCTGAACATCCTCCAGCTCTTCCGGCTGCTGATTCTCAATTGACACAACTTCAGGTTGATCCAGCTGTGTAATGGGACAATAACTCTCTCCATCTATCAATATCTCCGTGTCGTCACTAAAATTATTACACAATTTCTATGCACAGCTctaagaaaattaaaaagtgtATATTACCGCATTGCAATTTTGAATTCGTTTTGATCTTTGCAGCTTCAAGGCACTAAACATACTGGGAGGCAACCTCAACGGGAGTTTTTAAGTCCCGCGCAATGCGCTTTCAGCATATGAGTTCCAAGAAAAAAATTGCAGCTGAATGTCTACACTGCAAAAAATAATGTACATGCTTGCAAGCAAACGCTAAAAAgttcataaattaatttcattgaattaCTTAagatatttgaattttaattgggtTCCCGGACACACGCGCGGCGCGGTTGTGGAATATGAATTTGATTATGTATGAAGAATGTAATGTGTACCGGAATGTGCGGGGGTGAGCAGAGAACTGATCTACACTattggttctctctctctctctctctttttgttgctctcgGACATCGGATGTGCCAATATGAGATGCATTGCTCGTGTTAGAAACTGCCCTTAGACAATTCACAAGAAGCGTCGCACAGTGGGAGTTCAGCTGAAAAACTGAGCAATAGAAAATTGAGTATGGAATATTTTAGTTTGGCTTGCTGAAATGGCCGCCGGCCTCACTGTGCGTCGTGAAGAAGTAGCGTAAGTAGGGAGAGAGTGAACAAAATGCTCAAAGAACTCAATGTTAAATcaacataaacatacatatgtacatatgtacacacatatgtacacacatatgtacacacatagtatgtacatgtatcGTATTTAAATAACAGATGCATATGTAGCTTCGAAATACCTTAAATACTTTATCTGTTTATAATATTTCGcttattcatacatatgtatgtttatagtTATCAATAACCTCAGCTAAAAGAAAAAGTCACAATTGAATTACTCTGACTCTTTTTAAGCAAATATGTCACAGACTTGAAATAAACAATAACACATGGGGCATTGCAACGTCATGAATCGGACAATGAGCTGAAACCCAAAACCACAACTTTGtttgccaaagcaaacaaaaattatcaCTGAGTAATTATCGCAAAAGTTTAAGAGAATTTTAAAGACCGAAATGCTTTGGTCGAAGGGAGCACAGTAGCACACTTTGGAGAGTCTTGTCCAAACTCAAAAATAGTACGAATTGATAAGATTCCATGCTCCAAGAGAGTTTTCTcgccttttgctttgtttttgctttcattatcgctcgctctcttttgtgtttttgggaGTTCTGCAGTTCTCTTGTTCTCGGGTATCTTGCGAGAATTCGAGTATCTTACCTGACTCACAAAATGACATAAAAAAAGATTGTCAGCTCTGgctgtttctctgtttttctgtttgcttcgTTGTTGCTTCAATTAACACCTTTTGCAGTTGTGATAATGACGCAGCCAACAACTGCTTGGGCGCTGATGATTGGTAATCAACTGAAATGGAAACAGATATAGGGAAAAACGCTCTTTCACGCTCCCTGCGCCGCCAGTTACCAGTAGTTGAGCGGCGAACGCGTTTCGAAATGGACACGGACGAGATAAAAGCGAGCACGGGCCTGGCCCACGACGAGATCGACTTTACCAGCGGCTACGAGACCCAATATCGAAAGGAATACAGTCCGCTGAAGCCGATATATGTCCCGCCTCCGGATAAGAAGCAAGCCTGGTTTCGCAATTGGTCCACCATCCTGATGATCTTCTTCCTGAGCAGCGTCTTCAGTGTGGGTACCGTGATTCTGGTGGTTCAGGTCTTCACGGCCAGCCCTCTGCATGTCTTCATCATCGTTGCTGTCTATTTGGCCATTGCGGCGTTTATGATATTTCTGGAGGTTCAGTCCATCAAAGTGCGGTGATCCTACAAACGAAAATCAACACCAAAAACAGCACTTCATTGGTACGAATACTGTGACCAATTTGCTGAGTTATCGCATAAAAATGTCGTGCCAATATGCCCGATTCGCTTTTAAAATGCTCTTGGTTTATGTGttgtgcaaacaaattgaaagcttAACAACAACTTAGCCGTTAATAACTTAAATACCCAAGATATAAAATAAgtattaaataaacaaaaactcccccaaaaaaccaacaaaaatgtgagttTTATTAACTAAATTTTGCTGTGACTAGACAGTGCTTAATATATAACATTCGCTGATAGCATTCAGTTGATTCAACcaaaagccataaataaatacaatctTGAGAGCGCAAAATCGACCTAGATAaagctgttgtttctgctatCGAAGAGTGGCAACCAACATGCAGGTGGGGTACATGAAATGGCTGTCAATaatttgtgaaatttaattacaaataaacTCGTATTTGCATAGCAACGAGAGCCAACAAGTGGccaagatacatacatatatacataaatatgtacatatgtttgtataccTACACTTGATGCATGtgtctaattaattaatttaatatcCCTAGCACAATGGGCCATTGAGACAATGAGCCATTACCACATCAGTGCTATGCATTCCGTTGTGAATAGCTTATTAGGTTACAGGCATTAGCGTCAGCTGCAAATACCTTTAAAGCTTAAACCAGGCGCCAAAATGTATTTGGAAACCATCTGTTCTCAGTGCAAAACATTCTCGataacaaattttgtttctaaACCTGCAACTTTCCctgcacaaaatattcaaattccTATATTCCCCAGCAAATTTCTAAATATTTCCACTCGGGAAATTATTTCCAAATCACTTCTGTAATTGCTTTTCACATGCCAccagtaaaaaaaaactctccCCTCGCGCGGGGTACTTTCGttatttttacaacaattttctcgccttgcagctgcagcctgtGCTCCTGTCATCTGGTTGGTAAAATTCTAGTTTAATAGCTGGCAACGTTACCAGCATTTGGGTGGCATAAAAAACTAGAACGACAAGCTCATCCAGCACTTCCACATGCGAATCGCagctaaaagaaaaaaaactgaacGCGTTGGCCCATTAAACTTTAATTTCCGTTGACAATGGGCGACAGTTTTTTATGTGTTACCCGCTTCTTTGAGACGAGGGCAACAGCTGACTTACCTTAATTACTCACAGGACTTCTAGCCATGCTAATTATTTGCAGGGTGCACTATTTGTGCCCCGAGTGTGGCCCGGCACAAGCAGGAGCCAGACTATGGCCAGACCTGGGAAACGGGAACCAGCGTGGCCAGCGCATTTAATTATAGCCCCGAGGAGGGCGCTTGGCTTGAGCATTAATTCCATTTCCGGTCGCCGACAACCGACGACCGGGTCGCGTCTCCGTTTCCACTCCTGGCTAGCTACACTCttttgcaaaagcaaaaacattgccttttgttgctatACCCTGTTAATGAGAGGTTTTTGTTGAGGTAGTCTAATAAATGCACTTTTAACACTTCTATTTTTTCCCcgtttttaaaatattaataagaCTCAATTCATCTGCAACGAGCATAATATCCTGCACCCATTTCATGCATTCACCTCTTGGGTATCATGAAGTTCAGCTCTAACTAAACATGCTACAATTTATTCAGCTTAACACCCCGTGTctgacagggacagagacgaTCTAATTAAGGTAATGCGGCAAGTCAAAGCCTTGTTTATGCTAATTTTTTGACACTGAAACATATAAATCGGGATTTGTGTGAATTTAGTGCTCCCATTTTGTTGTGCGAGAATTGTGCAAAGTCCAACCATTGCAAGcactgcaaaaatatattcaatatgCACATGAgttatttttgcattgatttattGCTTATATGCCTTCTGGCTCAATATTGCACATAAAAGGCATTTAAACAAAAGCTgtcttatattttatttcatatttatttgtagatTTTTTTATGACATTAAAAAAAGCCGGCCATGGTTGAATTTTGCATAGGCAAACGaacacatttaattttattcagAATTTATACAAAGCTTCGAAACAGCCAAATGAGAAATCTCGTTGGGGGAAAACGAATGAAAGCAAGCTGGGAAAATGTTACCAAAATGCATCTAAAAGGCCAAGACATGTGGCTATTGGCAGGGGAAATGtcttggcattttatttaagtAAATCTAACTTGGACGCTTTTCATTAGCTCACTCAGCGAGGACCAAGAAAACACTAccaagaaaagcaaaactcaaaaaacaacaagaaaaggaTATTagaaatataagaaaataaaatgcaaggGAGATGGTGTCCTCCTCAATGTGTTATCCTATGGGGATTCACGTAGAGTTctttgtaaataaaatacgaATACCAACTGACACTCCTCAGAGATTCGTTTTATTCGTATTAAATTCTGTGCAACAATTTAATATGGTTTTGTTCGACTCAACAGTTGTATTGCAAGTGGCTTGGAAATGCATTGCCATTTTatgttaattatttatgtaaatttcccAAACTTCTGCGCTCTTATTTTATAC
The sequence above is a segment of the Drosophila subobscura isolate 14011-0131.10 chromosome U, UCBerk_Dsub_1.0, whole genome shotgun sequence genome. Coding sequences within it:
- the LOC117900182 gene encoding uncharacterized protein LOC117900182 — encoded protein: MRDDTEILIDGESYCPITQLDQPEVVSIENQQPEELEDVQEESRSYRFMHNWNTVGICLIYNLCIVVLLVFIYLYKRKH
- the LOC117900181 gene encoding uncharacterized protein LOC117900181 — protein: METDIGKNALSRSLRRQLPVVERRTRFEMDTDEIKASTGLAHDEIDFTSGYETQYRKEYSPLKPIYVPPPDKKQAWFRNWSTILMIFFLSSVFSVGTVILVVQVFTASPLHVFIIVAVYLAIAAFMIFLEVQSIKVR